A single window of Periophthalmus magnuspinnatus isolate fPerMag1 chromosome 22, fPerMag1.2.pri, whole genome shotgun sequence DNA harbors:
- the LOC117390885 gene encoding probable carboxypeptidase X1 isoform X1, with translation MTGMEKSLCTLAAAFFLLYLNAALIQAQKASTDRNSLLKSTPRPASSFRPTKGTLTVTTVKPKYGKVNATIATTRKSPIKTTTARPSQMETRKPTKEPTKEPTKEPTKEPFKKQDKDAKEDKTPKLDCPPLGLESLRVHDSQIRASSSLRTGLGAHRGRLNIQSGIEDGDRYDGAWCARHKDKNQWLEVDALHLTKFTGVILQGRNSIWSWDFVETYKVQLSNDSVKWQTCMNGTEEAIFIGNQHTEIPVLALLPVPTVARYIRINPQTWYSNGTICLRAEILGCQVQDPSNIYAEEDSDYKDNLDFRHHNYKDMRTLMKSVHDECPNITRIYTIGRSYQGLKLYVMEFSDNPGKHELGEPEFRYVAGMHGNEALGRELVLNLMQYLCREFKKGNQRIARLITETRIHLLPSMNPDGYEEAYKKGSELAGWADGRYSYEGIDLNHNFPDLNNIMWNAQERALTKAQEKSKVPNHYIPMPEYYTKEDAMVAPETRAVINWMEEIPFVLSANLHGGELVVTYPFDCTRDWAPQEDTPTADNAFFRWLASVYASTNLVMSNPDRRVCHYENFQQHNNIINGGAWHTVPGSMNDFSYLHTNCFEVTVELSCDKFPHASELPIEWENNKESLLVYMEQVHRGIKGVIRDKQTRKGIPDAIIKVDDHEHDIRSAEGGDYWRLLNPGEYKIVVWAVGYFPSMRRCTVGMEPHPTLCDFTLTKTPAEVLKQIRAKSGKIPQDIQLRVRALRLKKLRASTKVINQKREGPRLRQKARKLNRKARAAGFWRA, from the exons ATGACCGGGATGGAAAAGTCATTGTGCACTTTAGCAGCAGCGTTTTTTCTACTTTACTTGAACGCAGCGCTGATACAAGCTCAAAAGGCATCTACAGACAGGaattctttattaaaatcaactCCAAGGCCTGCATCTTCATTTAGACCAACAAAAGGAACGCTAACTGTTACTACTGTGAAGCCAAAATATGGAAAAGTCAATGCAACTATTGCTACAACACGAAAATCTCCAATCAAAACTACTACTGCGAGACCGAGCCAAATGGAGACACGTAAACCCACCAAGGAACCCACCAAGGAACCCACCAAGGAACCCACTAAGGAGCCCTTCAAAAAACAGGATAAAGACGCCAAAGAGGATAAGACACCAAAACTAG ATTGTCCGCCTCTGGGTCTTGAGTCTTTGAGGGTCCATGACAGTCAGATAAGGGCGTCTTCATCTCTACGGACTGGTCTGGGGGCTCACAGGGGCAGACTTAATATACAG TCTGGTATTGAGGACGGAGACAGATATGATGGAGCTTGGTGCGCGAGACACAAAGACAAGAACCAGTGGCTGGAGGTGGATGCACTGCACCTCACTAAGTTCACTGGAGTCATTCTGCAAGGAAGAAACTCCATCTGGAG CTGGGACTTTGTTGAAACTTACAAAGTGCAATTGAGCAATGACTCTGTGAAGTGGCAAACCTGCATGAACGGCACTGAGGAGGCG ATATTCATTGGAAACCAGCACACAGAGATCCCTGTTCTGGCCCTGCTCCCTGTCCCGACTGTGGCTCGTTACATCCGGATCAACCCTCAGACCTGGTACTCCAACGGGACCATCTGCCTCAGAGCTGAGATACTGGGCTGTCAGGTTCAGG ATCCTTCAAACATCTACGCAGAAGAGGACAGTGACTATAAAGACAATCTGGATTTCAGACACCATAACTACAAAGATATGAGAACG CTCATGAAGTCGGTGCATGACGAGTGTCCAAACATCACTCGAATCTACACCATTGGGAGAAGTTACCAGGGTCTCAAACTGTACGTCATGGAGTTCTCTGATAATCCTGGAAAACATGAACTAG GTGAGCCGGAGTTCCGCTACGTGGCCGGGATGCACGGGAACGAGGCCCTGGGACGAGAGCTGGTCCTGAACCTGATGCAGTATTTGTGTCGGGAGTTTAAAAAGGGAAACCAGCGCATTGCAAGACTCATAACAGAGACGAGGATTCACCTGCTTCCGTCAATGAACCCCGACGGATATGAAGAGGCCTATAAGAAG GGCTCCGAGCTGGCAGGTTGGGCCGATGGTCGCTACAGTTACGAGGGAATCGACTTGAACCATAACTTTCCAGATCTGAACAACATCATGTGGAACGCTCAGGAACGGGCGCTGACAAAAGCCCAGGAAAAATCCAAAGTTCCCAACCACTACATCCCTATGCCCGAGTATTACACCAAAGAGGACGCCATG GTTGCCCCTGAAACTCGAGCTGTGATAAATTGGATGGAGGAGATTCCGTTCGTGCTGAGTGCAAACCTTCATGGGGGCGAGCTGGTGGTCACTTACCCGTTCGACTGCACTCGGGACTGGGCGCCTCAGGAGGACACGCCCACCGCAGACAACGCCTTCTTCAGGTGGTTAGCTTCAGTCTACGCCTCCACAAACCTGGTCATGTCCAACCCTGACCGACGCGTGTGCCACTATGAGAACTTCCAACAGCACAACAACATCATAAACGGAGGAGCCTGGCACACTGTTCCTGGAA GTATGAATGACTTCAGTTACCTTCACACAAACTGTTTTGAGGTGACAGTAGAGCTGTCGTGTGATAAGTTTCCTCACGCCTCTGAGCTGCCGATCGAGTGGGAGAACAACAAAGAGTCTCTGCTCGTCTACATGGAACAG GTTCACAGAGGGATCAAAGGAGTGATCAGGGACAAACAGACCAGAAAAGGAATCCCAGACGCCATTATCAAAGTGGATGACCATGAACATGACATCAGATCAG CTGAAGGCGGAGACTACTGGCGGTTGTTAAATCCTGGTGAATATAAGATCGTTGTTTGGGCGGTTGGTTACTTTCCTTCCATGCGCCGCTGCACTGTCGGCATGGAGCCTCATCCCACTCTCTGCGACTTCACTTTAACCAAAACGCCTGCGGAGGTCCTAAAGCAGATCAGAGCCAAAAGTGGTAAGATTCCTCAAGACATCCAGCTCCGAGTGAGGGCTCTGAGGTTAAAGAAGCTACGCGCAAGCACCAAAGTCATCAaccagaagagagagggaccaaGGCTGAGGCAAAAGGCCCGAAAACTGAACAGGAAGGCCCGGGCCGCTGGGTTCTGGAGGGCTTAA
- the LOC117390885 gene encoding probable carboxypeptidase X1 isoform X2 — MNGTEEAIFIGNQHTEIPVLALLPVPTVARYIRINPQTWYSNGTICLRAEILGCQVQDPSNIYAEEDSDYKDNLDFRHHNYKDMRTLMKSVHDECPNITRIYTIGRSYQGLKLYVMEFSDNPGKHELGEPEFRYVAGMHGNEALGRELVLNLMQYLCREFKKGNQRIARLITETRIHLLPSMNPDGYEEAYKKGSELAGWADGRYSYEGIDLNHNFPDLNNIMWNAQERALTKAQEKSKVPNHYIPMPEYYTKEDAMVAPETRAVINWMEEIPFVLSANLHGGELVVTYPFDCTRDWAPQEDTPTADNAFFRWLASVYASTNLVMSNPDRRVCHYENFQQHNNIINGGAWHTVPGSMNDFSYLHTNCFEVTVELSCDKFPHASELPIEWENNKESLLVYMEQVHRGIKGVIRDKQTRKGIPDAIIKVDDHEHDIRSAEGGDYWRLLNPGEYKIVVWAVGYFPSMRRCTVGMEPHPTLCDFTLTKTPAEVLKQIRAKSGKIPQDIQLRVRALRLKKLRASTKVINQKREGPRLRQKARKLNRKARAAGFWRA; from the exons ATGAACGGCACTGAGGAGGCG ATATTCATTGGAAACCAGCACACAGAGATCCCTGTTCTGGCCCTGCTCCCTGTCCCGACTGTGGCTCGTTACATCCGGATCAACCCTCAGACCTGGTACTCCAACGGGACCATCTGCCTCAGAGCTGAGATACTGGGCTGTCAGGTTCAGG ATCCTTCAAACATCTACGCAGAAGAGGACAGTGACTATAAAGACAATCTGGATTTCAGACACCATAACTACAAAGATATGAGAACG CTCATGAAGTCGGTGCATGACGAGTGTCCAAACATCACTCGAATCTACACCATTGGGAGAAGTTACCAGGGTCTCAAACTGTACGTCATGGAGTTCTCTGATAATCCTGGAAAACATGAACTAG GTGAGCCGGAGTTCCGCTACGTGGCCGGGATGCACGGGAACGAGGCCCTGGGACGAGAGCTGGTCCTGAACCTGATGCAGTATTTGTGTCGGGAGTTTAAAAAGGGAAACCAGCGCATTGCAAGACTCATAACAGAGACGAGGATTCACCTGCTTCCGTCAATGAACCCCGACGGATATGAAGAGGCCTATAAGAAG GGCTCCGAGCTGGCAGGTTGGGCCGATGGTCGCTACAGTTACGAGGGAATCGACTTGAACCATAACTTTCCAGATCTGAACAACATCATGTGGAACGCTCAGGAACGGGCGCTGACAAAAGCCCAGGAAAAATCCAAAGTTCCCAACCACTACATCCCTATGCCCGAGTATTACACCAAAGAGGACGCCATG GTTGCCCCTGAAACTCGAGCTGTGATAAATTGGATGGAGGAGATTCCGTTCGTGCTGAGTGCAAACCTTCATGGGGGCGAGCTGGTGGTCACTTACCCGTTCGACTGCACTCGGGACTGGGCGCCTCAGGAGGACACGCCCACCGCAGACAACGCCTTCTTCAGGTGGTTAGCTTCAGTCTACGCCTCCACAAACCTGGTCATGTCCAACCCTGACCGACGCGTGTGCCACTATGAGAACTTCCAACAGCACAACAACATCATAAACGGAGGAGCCTGGCACACTGTTCCTGGAA GTATGAATGACTTCAGTTACCTTCACACAAACTGTTTTGAGGTGACAGTAGAGCTGTCGTGTGATAAGTTTCCTCACGCCTCTGAGCTGCCGATCGAGTGGGAGAACAACAAAGAGTCTCTGCTCGTCTACATGGAACAG GTTCACAGAGGGATCAAAGGAGTGATCAGGGACAAACAGACCAGAAAAGGAATCCCAGACGCCATTATCAAAGTGGATGACCATGAACATGACATCAGATCAG CTGAAGGCGGAGACTACTGGCGGTTGTTAAATCCTGGTGAATATAAGATCGTTGTTTGGGCGGTTGGTTACTTTCCTTCCATGCGCCGCTGCACTGTCGGCATGGAGCCTCATCCCACTCTCTGCGACTTCACTTTAACCAAAACGCCTGCGGAGGTCCTAAAGCAGATCAGAGCCAAAAGTGGTAAGATTCCTCAAGACATCCAGCTCCGAGTGAGGGCTCTGAGGTTAAAGAAGCTACGCGCAAGCACCAAAGTCATCAaccagaagagagagggaccaaGGCTGAGGCAAAAGGCCCGAAAACTGAACAGGAAGGCCCGGGCCGCTGGGTTCTGGAGGGCTTAA
- the wdr32 gene encoding DDB1- and CUL4-associated factor 10, with protein sequence MSSEHQSDSSEDVDENQDRPQDGGGSSDKEDPDIDDSDDDDDGIVRGVSSSPPRSSGGERGELSREERCKREDTQQQTGSGGSSGGGGYRGNSLFSWLQSRTIRRGVFVDPARDNFKTMTSLYCSMNPASESVNLSTQTHGAVFNLEYSPDGSVLTVACEQTEVLLFDPISSRHIKTLTEAHEDCVNNIRFLDNRLFATCSDDTTIALWDLRKLNSKVCSLHGHASWVKNIEYDTNTRLLVTSGFDGNVITWDTNRFTEDGCPHKKFFHTRYLMRMRLTPDCSKMLISTSSGYLLILHDLDLTQSLEVGSYRMLRARRTPLSSDGGTSASRPAGSRQGNDSSKLHPHREGLSPRNSLEVLTPEIPGERDRGNCITSLQLHPKGWATLIRCSSNMDDQEWTCVYEFQEGAPTRPLVSPRCSLRLTHYIEEANVGRGYIKELCFSPDGRLICSPYGYGVRLLAFDEGCGELSDCVPVQTSVLKEIRSIYSHSDVVLTTKFSPTHCQLASGCLSGRVALYQPKF encoded by the exons ATGAGCTCGGAGCACCAAAGCGACAGCAGCGAGGACGTGGACGAGAACCAGGACAGGCCCCAGGACGGTGGCGGCAGCAGCGACAAAGAAGACCCCGATATCGACGACTCGGACGACGACGATGATGGTATTGTACGCGGAGTTTCGTCTTCACCTCCGAGAAGCAGCGGCGGGGAGCGGGGAGAGCTGTCCCGGGAGGAGCGGTGCAAGCGGGAAGACACACAGCAGCAGACGGGGAGCGGCGGCAGCAGTGGTGGAGGTGGCTACAGGGGGAACAGCCTGTTTTCGTGGCTCCAGAGTAGGACTATTAGGCGAGGGGTGTTTGTGGACCCCGCACGGGACAATTTCAAGACGATGACAAGTCTGTACTGCTCCATGAACCCCGCGTCGGAGTCTGTAAACCTCAGCACCCAGACGCACGGAGCGGTGTTCAACTTGGAGTACTCCCCGGACGG ATCGGTGCTGACTGTGGCCTGTGAGCAGACTGAGGTGTTGCTGTTTGATCCGATCTCGTCTCGACACATCAAAACACTGACGGAGGCTCACGAAGACTGTGTCAACAACATAAG GTTTTTGGACAATCGCCTGTTTGCCACCTGCTCCGATGACACCACAATTGCATTATGGGACCTTCGTAAACTGAATTCGAAGGTTTGCTCTTTGCACGGCCATGCCAGCTGGGTGAAAAATATCGAGTATGACACAAACACTCGCCTCCTCGTCACCTCTGGCTTTGACGGCAATGTCATCACCTGGGACACTAACAG GTTCACAGAAGATGGCTGCCCTCATAAGAAGTTCTTCCACACGCGGTACCTGATGCGAATGCGTTTGACCCCGGACTGTTCAAAGATGCTGATCTCCACCTCGTCCGGATATCTGCTGATCCTCCACGACCTCGACCTTACTCAGTCTCTGGAGGTGGGCAGCTACCGCATGCTCCGGGCCAGGAGGACACCACTCAGCTCCG ATGGAGGCACGTCAGCATCTCGTCCAGCTGGAAGTCGCCAGGGAAATGACTCCAgtaaactccacccacacagAGAAG GTCTATCACCGAGGAACAGCCTGGAGGTTTTGACCCCAGAGATTCCTGGGGAGAGGGACCGAGGGAACTGTATCACCTCCCTCCAGCTCCACCCCAAAGGCTGGGCCACACTCATCCGCTGCTCCAGCAACATGGACGACCAAGAG tGGACGTGTGTGTATGAGTTCCAGGAGGGGGCACCCACTCGCCCTCTGGTTTCTCCACGCTGCTCTCTGCGTCTGACCCACTACATCGAGGAGGCCAATGTGGGACGAGGCTACATCAAGGAGCTCTGTTTCAGTCCAGATGGCCGTCTCATCTGCTCCCCCTATGGGTACGGCGTGAGACTTCTGGCTTTTGACGAGGGCTGTGGGGAGTTGTCAGACTGTGTCCCGGTCCAAACCAGCGTCTTGAAGGAAATTCGGTCCATTTATTCTCATAGTGACGTTGTCCTCACCACAAAGTTCTCCCCCACTCACTGTCAGCTGGCCTCGGGCTGTCTCAGTGGACGTGTGGCTCTGTATCAGCCCAAGTTTTAG